The following coding sequences are from one Capsicum annuum cultivar UCD-10X-F1 chromosome 3, UCD10Xv1.1, whole genome shotgun sequence window:
- the LOC107863724 gene encoding nudix hydrolase 16, mitochondrial isoform X4: MEENSGETSEKIVEVLMINSTSGPGLLFPKGGWENDETVKEAAIREAIEEAGVRGDLVHFLGHYFFKSKTLQDEFSPEGLCRAAMFALLVKEQLECWPEQSLRKRSWLTVPEAIECCRHPWMRQALEEGFLKWHDSGMTSTMNCVD; this comes from the exons ATGGAAGAAAACAGTGGTGAGACATCTGAGAAGATAGTTGAAGTATTGATGATAAACTCGACAAGTGGGCCTGGTCTTCTATTCCCAAAG GGTGGTTGGGAAAATGATGAAACGGTCAAGGAGGCAGCTATCCGTGAAGCCATAGAGGAAGCTGGAGTTCGAGGGGATCTAGTG CACTTTCTGGGACACTACTTCTTTAAAAGCAAGACACTTCAGGACGAGTTCAGTCCGGAAGGTTTGTGTAGAGCTGCCATGTTTGCTTTGTTGGTGAAGGAACAGCTTGAGTGCTGGCCTGAACAGAGCCTTCGGAAAAGAAGTTGGCTGACAGTTCCAGAAGCAATTGAATGTTGCCGGCATCCATGGATGCGACAGGCTCTTGAGGAAGGATTTTTAAAGTGGCATGACAGTGGTATGACAAGCACAATGAATTGTGTGGACTAG